The Desertifilum tharense IPPAS B-1220 DNA window GATTTACATCTTCTGGGAACTCGTCGGGATGTGTTCTTACCTCCTGGTGGGTTTCTGGTACGACCGCAAAGCCGCAGCCGAAGCCTGCCAAAAAGCCTTTGTGGTTAACCGCGTGGGAGACTTTGGTCTGCTACTCGGTATCCTAGGTCTTTACTGGGCGACGGGTACCTTCGAGTTCGAGGAAATTGGCGCGAACCTGCAAGCGCTAGTGGCAGATGGCTATCTCAGCGTAGGTTTAGCGACCCTCTTCGGAATTCTGGTCTTCCTCGGCCCGGTGGCGAAGTCGGCGCAATTCCCCTTGCATGTCTGGCTGCCCGACGCAATGGAAGGTCCCACCCCCATTTCAGCGCTGATTCACGCGGCAACGATGGTGGCGGCGGGCGTCTTTTTGATTGCCCGGATGTATCCGGTGTTTGAACCGCTACCGGCGGTGATGAATGTCATTGCCTGGACGGGGGCGTTTACCGCCTTTTTAGGGGCATCGATCGCGATTACCCAAAATGACATTAAAAAAGGGTTGGCTTATTCCACCATTTCCCAACTCGGTTACATGGTGATGGCGATGGGCATTGGGGCCTACAGCGCCGGCCTATTCCACCTGATGACGCACGCCTATTTCAAGGCGATGCTGTTTTTGGGTTCCGGTTCGGTAATTCACGGTATGGAAGCCGTTGTCGGTCATAATCCCGCTTTAGCGCAGGATATGCGACTGATGGGCGGTCTGCGGAAGTATATGCCGATTACGGCCCTGACCTTTTTGATCGGGACGCTGGCAATTTGCGGGATTCCCCCGTTTGCTGGATTCTGGTCAAAAGATGAAATCCTCGCGAGTGCCTTTGAGGCAAATCCGGCGCTGTGGGCGGTGGGTTGGCTGACGGCGGGGATTACCGCGTTTTATATGTTCCGGATGTATTTCTCGACCTTTGAGGGTTCTTTCCGAGGCACCGACAAGGCGATTCAGGCGGAGTTATTGGCAGCATCAGCAGTCGATAGCCTAGAACCCGCCTTTGGACCGGGCGCGATGGATGTGAAGGAACTCGAATCCCACAGCCACGACCATCATCACAGCGATTCGCCTCACGAATCTCCCATCACGATGACCTTACCGTTGATGCTGCTGGCGGTGCCTTCGGTGTTGATTGGTTTGGTGGGAACGCCGTTTGCCAATTACTTTGAAGCGTTCGTTTATCCTCCAGGCGAAGCGGTGGTAGAAGCCGCAGAACACGCAGGCGAGTTTGACTGGTCGGAATTCCTGATTATGGGCGGTTCCTCGGTGGGGGTTGCCTTAATTGGGATTACGCTGGCGTCGCTGATGTATCTGAGTCGGAAAATTGATGCTAGCGCGATCGCCAAACAGATCGAACCCCTGTATCAGTTCTCGCTCAATAAGTGGTACTTTGATGACCTTTACCATCGGGTCTTTGTACTCGGTCTGCGTCGCCTTGCTCGACAAGTGATGGAAGTAGACTTCCGAGTGGTGGATGGCGCGGTTAACCTGACGGGATTAATTGCCCTGGTAACGGGCGAAGGTCTGAAGTACCTGGAGACAGGACGCGCTCAATTCTATGCTCTGATTATTTTTGGAGCGGTTTTGGGTTTGGTCATTTTCTCTGGAATTAGTTAAGACTCGCTTGCCAGAAGGGACTGTTGGCGATCGCTAGCGACCCAACAGTCCACTGTCAACCCTCAATTACCTCTTGGCAATGGATATTGCAAATTTTC harbors:
- a CDS encoding NAD(P)H-quinone oxidoreductase subunit 5; the encoded protein is MEFLYQYAWLIPVLPLLGAMLVGIGLISLNKMTNQLRQINAVAIVSLLGAAMVLSFALLWSQIQGHAPFTQTLEWAAAGDFHLKMGYTIDHLTAVMLAIVTTVAFLVMIYTDGYMAHDPGYVRFYAYLSLFSSSMLGLVISPNLVQIYIFWELVGMCSYLLVGFWYDRKAAAEACQKAFVVNRVGDFGLLLGILGLYWATGTFEFEEIGANLQALVADGYLSVGLATLFGILVFLGPVAKSAQFPLHVWLPDAMEGPTPISALIHAATMVAAGVFLIARMYPVFEPLPAVMNVIAWTGAFTAFLGASIAITQNDIKKGLAYSTISQLGYMVMAMGIGAYSAGLFHLMTHAYFKAMLFLGSGSVIHGMEAVVGHNPALAQDMRLMGGLRKYMPITALTFLIGTLAICGIPPFAGFWSKDEILASAFEANPALWAVGWLTAGITAFYMFRMYFSTFEGSFRGTDKAIQAELLAASAVDSLEPAFGPGAMDVKELESHSHDHHHSDSPHESPITMTLPLMLLAVPSVLIGLVGTPFANYFEAFVYPPGEAVVEAAEHAGEFDWSEFLIMGGSSVGVALIGITLASLMYLSRKIDASAIAKQIEPLYQFSLNKWYFDDLYHRVFVLGLRRLARQVMEVDFRVVDGAVNLTGLIALVTGEGLKYLETGRAQFYALIIFGAVLGLVIFSGIS